The following is a genomic window from Nocardioides thalensis.
ACGTCATGTGGCTCACCGAGGGCACCGAGCGCCTCCCACCCCACCTGTGCATCGCTCCGCTCCAGGTGTGGGGCCAGATGCGCGACAAGCTGCTCGCCGACAAGACCGTGGTGATGACCTCGGCCACTCTCATGCTCGGCGGCGACTTCAACGTGATCGCCACCTCCGTCGGCCTCAAGCCGAGTGAACGCCGAACCGGCACACTTCGGGGCGCGAACGGGCACAGTTCGGGGTCCGAGTCGGCAGAGAACGGCGCCGACGCCGAGCCCTGGATCGGCCTCGACGTGGGCAGCCCGTTCGACTACGGCAAGCAGGCGATCCTGTACGTCGCCCGCCACCTGCCGCAGCCCGGCCGCGACGGCCTGGGCAAGGCCCAGCTCGACGAGATCGTGGAGCTGGTCGACGCCGCGGAGGGCCGCACCCTCGGGTTGTTCAGCAGCCGGCGGGCCGCCGAGGCCGCCGCGGAGGAGGTGCGCGCTCGGCTGCCGCACCTGACGACGCTCGCTCAGGGCGACGCGCAGCTGCCCGAGCTCGCGCGGCAGTTCGTCGCCGACCCGCACACCTGCCTGTTCGGCACCCTCGGCCTGTGGCAGGGCCTCGACGTCCCGGGCGACACCTGCCAGCTGGTGCTCATCGACCGGATCCCGTTCCCGCGTCCCGACGACCCGCTGATGAGCGCCCGGCAGCGCGCGGCCGACCAGGCGGGCGGCAACGGCTTCATGCAGGTCGCCGCCACCCATGCCGCGCTGCTCCTGGCGCAGGGGGCCGGCCGCCTGATCCGTACGCACACCGACCGCGGCGTGGTCGCCGTACTCGATCCGCGGCTGGTCACCGCGCGCTACGGATCGTTCCTCAAGGCGAGCCTGCCGCCGATGTGGTCCACCACCGACCCGCAGGTGGTCCGCCAGGCGCTCAAGCGGCTAGCGGGCAAGGTCGGGTAGCCCGGGCCGGTCGGGCCCGGGCGTGCCGAGACCTACGGCGTGACCGCCGCGCTCACCTTCTGCATAACGCCGTCGTCGCGCGAATCGCCCATGCAGCTGTAGTCCGGCATGGGGTAGTTCGAACCGTTCCAACAGTCGAACCGACTGCTTCCGTTGACGATCGTGACCTCGACCCATTTGGTCGCCGCGACGTCGAACGGGATCGGCGCGGCCGCTCCGTCTGCGGTGACGAGGGTCTGCGTCTGCGCACCACTCACCGGCTTGGTGACGATGACCGCGTGGCCACCGGACGGGGTATCGGCGAGGTCGAACGTCAGGTTGAGCATCGACAGAGGGCCAGTCTCGTCTGTCGGCACGTAGCGGACGGTGCGCGCGGTGAGGTGGTCGTAGGAGCGCCCGAAGCCCTGCGTCGCGTCCGGCGCGAGCGAGAACTGGTCGACCAGCGGCGTCCGCGGGTAGCCGTCCTTGTTCTCCGGGTCGGCCGCGACCTCTTGGTACTCCTGCGGGTAGGTCCGCGACGGCTGGCGGTTGCCCGCGGCGAACTTCGCGTACTCGGCCTCCAGGGTGGTGCCGTTGGCCTGGAGCGTCTGCACGACGGAGGCGAGGGAGTACTTCGCCCGGTCCTTGCCGGTCGCGCCGTTCCACATGTCCAGCACCAGGTCGTCCATGCCCGCGACCTTGGTGCCGTAGCGGTCGGTGAGGTAGCGGATGAAGATCCAGGTGCCGTAATGGAACAGCCCGTCGTATGCGAACGTGTCGAGCGACGTGAGCGGGTTGGAGATCGGGCCGTGTGGCAGATAGAAGGCGTTGTCGTTGATGTGGTCGTAGACCTCGTCCTCCGCCCAGGTCGCGGTGGCCTCCATGAACCAGGCGTCCTCGCCGTAATCGTGAGCGAACTGGACGTTGTGGAAGTACTCGTGCGCCGCGGTCACCTTCATATTTTCGAGCGGCGTATGGGCCGGAAACTGCTCACTGCTGTAGTCGTTGTCGAGAACGCAGAAGCCCCACGTACCGCCGTGCTTCGGCGGACGAGGATCGTCGGTCGTGCAGTACCCATACAGGTTGTTCGCGCCGATGTCGCCCAGGTACACGTCGGGCTTTGAATTGCCGCCGCGTCGTCCATCGCGGAACGGCCTGCGATAACCGGCGGCGATGTACTTCTTGTGGACCGCCGTCATGGTCCGTAGAACGTTGCGGACGTACTTGAGACTCCTGACTCCGTGCCGCTCGCTCTGCCGCTTCGTCTGCCAGTGCACGCAGATGACGGACGAGCACTTGCGTTGCGACTTGCTCGGCCGCAGCGGCCGCGCGAGTAGCTGATTCGCCTGCGCCCGCTGCACGCCTGTCAATTGACCTCGGAGGAGCGCGAGGTCGCGGAGCTCAAGGGTGAGTGAGCGAGCGCCGTTCTTGCCTTCCCCGGCGAGCAGGTCCTGGACCCGCTCGAGCGCCTCGATCGCGCGCTGCGCGCGGTGGGGGTTGGCGTCGGGGTCCGGCTCCGCCGCAAGGGTGGTCGCAGCAGGCGTGGGCGTCGCGCTTCCGGGGCTGGCGAGCGCGGGGACGATCAGCCCCAGCGTGCACAGGAGCAGGAGAGCGCGGAGCAGCGGGTGGCTGCGACGTGGCATCAGGCGGCCTTCCGGGTCGTGGACCGAGGACCCGGCCGACCCTACGCCCTGCTGCTCACACGCGCCGAAGTACGGCGGTGACCTTCCCGAGGATCGTCGCGTGGGTGCCGTCGATCGGCTCGAACGCCGGGTTGTGGGGGAGCAGCCAGACCTGGCCGTCCTTGCGCTGGAACGTCTTGACCGTCGCCTCGCCGTCGATCATCGCGGCGACGATCTCGCCGTTCTCGGCGGTGTTCTGCTGGCGGATCACGACGTAGTCGCCGTGGCAGATGGCCGCGTCGATCATCGACTCGCCGCTGACCTCGAGGAGGAACAGCTGGCCGTCGCCGACGAGCTGTTTGGGCAGGGGGAAGACGTCCTCGATGCGCTCCTCGGCGAGGATCGGGCCACCGGCCGCGATCCGGCCGACGACTGGGACGTTGGTGGCGGCGGGGGCCACGTCGCCGATGCCGGTCTCGTCGACGGACGACTCCTCGCCGGCGGAGATCGAGCGGCGCGCGGCCATGATCTCGGGCAGGAACACCTCGAGGGCGCGGGGCCGGTTGGGGTCGCGCTTGAGGTAGCCCTTCTCCTCGAGCACGCGGAGCTGGTGGGCGACGCTCGAGGTGCTGGTGAGGCCGACGGCGGAGCCGATCTCACGCATGCTGGGCGGGTATCCCCGCTCCTCGATGCTGTCCTTGATCGTGGCGAGAACCCGCTGCTGGCGCGGGGTCAGGCCGGTCGCGTCGGGGGGACCGTCGGGAAGCTCGCTGACTTTCTTCGCCATGGCCTGACGGTAACGCGGATCACGCACGACTTCAAACACGTGTTCGAACCGGGCGTGTCGGGTCCAGGGTGGTCGAGTAGCCGGCTCGCCCTGGCGAGCCGGCGTGTCGAGACCCCGACACGCCGTCGAACAAATCTTCGAACAGGTCCTTGATTCGTTCGAACACGTGATCTACCGTCGTACATGCGTTCGATCGAACGTCTGATCGACAGGCTCTCCGGATTGTGTCGGACCCGGTCGGTGGACTCAGACCAACGCACGACAGATCCGAGGTCCTGACCGTCAGGGCCGCTTCCCCCGGAGGTCACCCGATGAGCACCACGACTATCGCCCCGACGCTTCAGCTCCGCCCCGCCAGCCGGGTCCGCCCCGCCTCGCAGGTGCGACTGACCCGCCGCGGCCGGCTGACGATCTTCCTGCTCGGGCTCGCGCTCGCCTTCGGCGCCGGCCTGTGGCTGGCCGCCGGGTCGACCGCGACCCAGGAGCAGGGCGTCGCCGAGGTCGAGGTCGTCACGGTCGACCCGGGTGACACCCTCTGGGACATCGCGGCCGACGCCGCCGTCGACGGCAACGTCGGCGCGATGGTCGACGAGATCCGCGACCTCAACTCGCTCGACTCGAGCATGGTCTACGCCGGCCAGGAGCTGCGCGTCCCGCTGCCTGCCGCTGGTTGAGGTGCGAGGCGCCCCAGCGCCGAGCCTCGAAACCAAGGCACTTGCTTCGTCTGCCACCTCGACCCCGGCGGACGACGGGCCCTCGCCCGGGGCCCAGGGGAAGACGAGGGGCGGGACCGCGCACGGTCCCGCCCCTCGCAACTTTCCCAGGGTGGTCGAGTAGCCCGTCAGCCGGTGAGGATCGGCCGCGCCTCGACGGCCCGGAGCGACTCGGGCGAGCCCTCGATCGTCACCGAGCCCGGCACGGTCTGCCAGGCGCCTCCGTTGACCCGATAGTCGGCGACGTAGGTGGTGTCGAGCCGCGGCCGGTAGGCGCCGGCCTGCAGGTAGTTGTGGGTGATCTGGAGCTTCGGGTACGGCGCGCCCGGGTCGCTGGTGCGGAGCTTCTCGCCGTCATCGAAGTGCCAGGTGTAGGAGTGCACGTCGATCCGCAGGTCGACGCGCTGGCCGAGGAGCGTGACGCTGCGGAACAGCCGCTCCTTCTCCGTGTAGAAGTTCGTCTCGAAGTTGACCAGCGTGCGGCCGTCGGGTGGCTCGATGATCAGGGGGGAGGCCGGCAGCGGGATGCGCCGGAACGCTTGGGCGATCATGCCCGGCGTTGGGCCCTGGAAGACAACGTCGCCGGGGCAATAGAGGTAGTCCCAGAGGGTTTCGCCGTCGGGCGCTTCGATCCACTCGCGGTAGGCGTAGGACCCGTCCGGGCAAACAAACTCTGGTGCGCAGGCCCCGCCGTTGCACATTGGGCCGTGGTGGTACTCGCCCTCAGGTAGCGCGCCGCCATCGTCACCTGCGTTGTCGGCGTCGCCGGGGTCGCCCGGCATTTCCGATTCGCCCTCGAGTCCGAAAAAGCCGTCGCCTGGATCGACGTCGACATCCGCTGCGGCTGGCGCCGATGAGAACAGGATCGTCAGCGCCGCGCTCGCCACGATCAATCGTGCGTCCACGTCGCCACCTGCCACCGCTCCCGTACGAACTCGACGAACATCACGTGCGACTTCGTCCCCGCTGGGTAAACCTGGTTGAGTTCGCCTGCGCCACGGACGGCCTGCCTGCCGACCGAAAGGTCCGCCGTGATCGCCCACGCTCCGCCGGGTTCGGAAACGATCTTCGAACTCTCGATGCGATACCCGCGACCGGTGATGCGTCCCCCGTTCGCGTAGACGTTCTCGATCGCGCTTGTTGCCGCGTCACAGCTCGCACACGCGGGCCCGAACACTCCGCGCAAAGCGGCCGTGTCACCGGTCGCCGTTGCGTAGTTGACCAGTTCCCACCAGTACTGAACGAACGCCTCCGCCCCCGCCTTCGTGTTCGCCTCCGCCTCCGGTGGCAACGTCGGCTCCACCGGCCCGGTCGGCTCCGTCGTCGGAGCGGCCGAGGTGGGCTCGCTCGACGCCGGCGCCGAGCTCGAAGGCTCGGCCGGCTCCGCGGGCTCGGCCTCGCAGGCAGTCAGGGCGAGGGCGCCGGAGAGCAGGGCGGCGGTGACCCATCGCGTCATGGGACCTCCCGAGATGAGGATGCTCGGAAACTACTCCCACCGCGCGGCCCCCGCCAAGGCTCAGAAAGTGACCTGTGGAGAGCCGATCAGCGAGCGGCGCGCTTGCCGCCCTTCGCCGTACCGACGATCTTCTTCGGCTTGGGGTCCGGCGCGTGGGTCCAGCCGATGGTCCGCGAGAACCGCACGATCAGCATCAGCCCCAGGAAGAGGCAGGCGACGGCGCCGAAGGCGGAGATGCCGAGATACCACCAGGCCTCGGTCTCGCCGTCTTGGCGGGCGGCGGACCCGAAGTCGATCGCGGACCACACCAGGTAGCCCCACGCGACGACGCACGCGGTGATGCCGAGCGCAAGCAGGAGCAGTACGGGCTTGAACCCCGTCTTCTGCTTCGCTCCCGCGCGCTTCCCACTCACCGCGCCATTCTGTCTGATGCGGGTGCAAGAAATGTGCGGGACCCGACGATTGGCGCGTCGGGTCCCGCAGCGGCTGGGTGGTGGCTACGGCACGGTGACCAGGTAGTTCACGACGATGCCCTGACCGGCGGAGTCGGTGACGGCGAGGTTCACCAGGAAGCCGTCGCCTTGGTAGTCGCCGACGATCGCCGTCCCGTTGTCCATCTTGTCGGTCACGACCTCGAACCCGGCGTCCACCAGGTCGGCAGCGGCGGAGTCGTACGGCGCCTCCTTGTCGCCGCCCGGCTCATCGACCTTCACCGTGGCGTTCCAGGTGTCCGGGTTCTTGGTGTAGGTGCCAGCGAGGATCTCGCCGTCGATCACCGGGACGGACTTGGGGAAGCCCTTGGGGAGCTTGCCGGTGACGACGCCGCCGTCGGTGGTGTCGATCTCGATCTGGCCGTTGTCGAGGTCCGCGTCGATGCCCTCCTCGCGGAGGGCGTCCTCGGCAGCGTTCTCGGCGATCTCGCCACAGGCCGTGAACGCGAGCGGAAGGGCCAGTACGGCGCCGGCCACGGCCAGGCGCAGGGGTCGCTTGATGGTCATCGGGGGCTCCTCGGAAAAGGGGGATTCTGCTGATCAAGGAGTGCGCCCCGAGCGCGCTGATACAGCGAGCCAGACGATCCCCTGCCCGAGGGCGCGGAAACCCGCCGAATGGCAAAGATTGAGACCCCGCTGCGACCCCCTACGCCGCGGCGGGCTCCCGGCGCGGCACCAGCGCCAGAGCCAGGCCGAGTGCCGCCCAGCAGGCGAGCACCACCAGCGGGAGCCCGACGCCCGCGCCGTCGAAGTACGCCGTGCCGCGAAGCGCCGATCCGGTGGCGCCCGGCGGCAGCAGCTGGCCGAGCCAGCCGAGCGGGAGCAGCTCGGGGGCCGAGGTGACGCCGGACAGGGGATTGCCGACGAGCAGGATCAGGGCGGCGACGACGCCGATGGCCGCGGGGCCGATCAAGTGGCGGAGGCCGATGATCGGGAGCGCGACGGCGAGGATGCCGAGGGTGACGACGCCCGCGTTGGCCCAGTAGCTCCCCTCGATCGCGCCCAGCCAGCCCTGGAGCACGCCGGTCAGCGCGAGCCCGCCGGCCACGCCCACGCCGAGCACGGCGACCAGTCGCTCGCGGGTGCTGCGCAGCGCCATCGACGTCACCGCGCCCACCATGATCCCGCCGATGGCGAGGGGGAGCGCGCCGGCGTTGAAGACGCTCCCGCGCGGGTCGTCGTCGGACGTGGGCACGACGTCGGTGACGACGGGCGCAGGTGCGGCGGAGCCGTCGGGTGCCTCCCCGGAGACGCTCTGGGTGAGCAGCTGCGCCACGGTCGGGCTGGCCGCAGACGAGGTCAGGAGCTCCATCCCGTCGGGCCCGGCCACGATCGCGCCGTACGCCTCCCGGTCCTCGATCGCCTCGACGGCCGCCTCGCGGTCGCCGACCACCGACACGTCGAACGCGTCCTCCCCGGCCTGCGCGGCGAGCATGCCCTCGACCTGACCGGCCTGCTCGGCGGGGGCGGCGATCACGAGCGGCAGCGACCGCGGCTCGAGCTCGCTCGGCGGCCAGGTGAAGGCGGCGAGAAGGAGCGTGAGCAGGGTCGTGAGGCCGAGCGCGGCGCCGACGACGGGGCGCCAGCCGTGCGCGGTGCCGGACTCGGGGGAGGTGGGGTGGACGTCGGTGGTGGCCACGGCGAGCTCCTTAAAAACGAATGACCGTTCGCGATAACTCGATGGTGCTCCCGCCGCCGCTAACTTGTCAAGAACGGTCATTCGTTTTTCTGTTAGGCTCGCCGCCATGCCGAAGGTGACCGAGGAGCACCGCGCCGCGCGCCGCGACCAGATCCTGCGGGCGGCCCTGCGCTGCGTCGCGGCCGAGGGGTTCCACAAGACGACGATGGGCTCGGTGATCCGCGAGTCCGGGCTCTCCGCCGGCGCGGTCTACCTCTACTTCCGCAGCAAGCAGGACCTGATCCGCGCCATCGCCGAGACCGCGGTGTCCGGCATCGCCGACACGGTCGACGAGCTCGCGGCAGCGGACGACGTCGTGCCGCCCGTCGAGGCGGTCACGACCGTCCTGCGCCGCCTGCTCGAGATGAGTGATGAGCTCGGCGTCGAGATCCCGCGCCTCTCGGTCCAAGCCTGGGCGGAGGCCGGGCGCGACCCCGAGATCCAGCAGCTGCTGTCCGGCGAGGCGGGGCGGATCCGCCAGGCCTGGATCTCGTACGCCGGCCGCGCGATCGAGGCCGGGTACGTCGACGCGGGCGCCGGCGAGGTCGAGTCGGTCGCCGAGACGCTGATGGCCATGGTCCCCGGCTTCATGCTGTTCCGGATCGTGCTCGGCAGCGACGTCTCGCCCGAGCGCTACACCTCCGGCCTCGCGGCCCTCCTGCGCTGACCCTCGGGCATCCCGCCTCCCGCGCGACACGCCCGCGGCGCCGTACGACACGCCGTGTCACATGAGTCCCATCTGCCACTTGACCTGCGCAAACGCGCCGCCGTACGACCCGGATGAAAACTCGTCGACCCCACCACTTGCACCCCTGGTGGCAGGGGCGTACGGTTACCACTACATCTAGTAGTTACAACGGTGTAGTTCTCCACATCTAGTCCACAGCAGGACCCCGGAGAGTGCACAGAAGACTGCTGGATATCCACAGTAGTCGGCCCGCCAGAGGGTCTACTCAGTCATGCGCGAGGGAGGGTCGTCGGGATGCACTGCCCCTACTGCAAGCACAACGACACCAAGGTCCTCGACTCGCGCGTCGCCGACGACGGCTGCTCGATCCGCCGTCGCCGGATGTGCGTCGACTGCGAGAAGCGGTTCACCACCGTCGAGCTCATGCAGCTGACCGTCCTCAAGCGCTCGGGTGCGACCGAGCCGTTCAACCGTGACAAGGCCGTGTCCGGCGTCCGGAAGGCCTGCAAGGGCCGCCCGGTCGACGAGGACGCGCTGGCCCGGCTGGGCCAGGTCGTCGAAGACCAGCTCCGGCTCGCCGGCAGCCCGGAGATCGCCGCCCACGAGGTGGGCCTGGCGATCCTGGCGCCGCTGCGCGCGCTCGACGAGGTGGCCTACCTCCGTTTCGCGAGCGTCTACCGCGGCTTCGAGTCCGCCGACGACTTCGAGTCCGAGATCGCCCTCCTCCGGGCTGAGCGCGATCTCCAGCCATCAGCCTCCTCGGGCTGACACAGACTGCCCGGCAGGTCGTGGGGAAGCGGCCTGCCGGGCACCCAAACGTCGCTCCCGTGTGCAGGGAGCCGGTCCCGACGCGATGTCGGCACCACGAGCAACACTGAAATCAACGCCGACCGCATCCAGCAGGGGGATCACGCCAGATGACCGAGACCGCCAACCCGACCGCAGCCGGCGCCAAGAGCGCGGGCAAGGGCCTGAAGATCGAGCGCATCTTCAGCACCGAGGGTGTTCACCCCTACGACGAGCTCACCTGGGAGCGGCGCGACGTCGTCCAGACCAACTGGAAGACCGGCGAGACCGTCTTCGAGCAGCGCGGCGTGGAGTTCCCCGACTTCTGGTCGGTCAACGCGTCGACCATCGTGACGACGAAGTACTTCCGCGGCGCCGTCGGCACCCCCGAGCGCGAGACCGGTCTCAAGCAGCTGATCGACCGGGTCGTCGGCAAGTACGTCGAGGCGGGCATCGCCAACGGCTACTTCGACACCGACGCCGACGCGGAGGTGTTCGAGCACGAGCTCACCTGGCTGCTTGCGCACCAGTACTTCTCGTTCAACTCGCCCGTTTGGTTCAACGTCGGCACCCAGTCGCCGCAGCAGGTCAGCGCCTGCTTCATCCTCTCGGTCGACGACTCGATGGACTCGATCCTCAACTGGTACAAGGAAGAGGGCTTCATCTTCAAGGGCGGCTCCGGCGCCGGCCTCAACCTCTCCCGCATCCGCTCCTCCAAGGAGCTCCTGTCCTCCGGCGGCACGGCGAGCGGCCCGGTCTCCTTCATGCGCGGCGCCGACGCGTCCGCGGGCACCATCAAGTCGGGCGGCGCCACGCGCCGCGCGGCCAAGATGGTCGTGCTGGACGTCGACCACCCCGACATCGAGGAGTTCGTCGAGACCAAGTGGCGCGAGGAGGACAAGATCCGCGCCCTCCGCGACGCCGGCTTCGACATGGACCTCGGCGGCAAGGACATCACCTCGGTCCAGTACCAGAACGCCAACAACTCCGTGCGCGTCACCGACGAGTTCATGCGCGCGGTCGAGGACGGCACCGAGTTCGGCCTCCGCGCCCGCAAGACCGGCGAGGTCATCGAGACCGTCGACGCCCGCACGCTGTTCCGCAAGATCAGCGAGGCCGCGTGGGCCTGCGCCGACCCGGGTCTTCAGTACGACGACACGATCAACGACTGGCACACCAACCCCGAGACCGGCCGGATCACGGCGTCCAACCCGTGCTCGGAGTACATGTCGCTCGACAACTCCTCGTGCAACCTGGCGTCGCTCAACCTGCTGAAGTTCCTCAAGGACGACGACACCTTCGACGCCGAGCTTTTCACCAAGGCCGTCGAGCTGATCATCACCGCGATGGACATCTCGATCTGCTTCGCCGACTTCCCGACCGAGCCGATCGGCGAGACCACCCGCGACTACCGCCAGCTCGGCATCGGCTACGCCAACCTCGGCGCGCTGCTGATGGCGATGGGCCTGGGCTACGACTCCGACGGCGGCCGCGCCATGGCCGCGACCATCACGTCGCTGATGACCGGTACGTCGTACCGCCGCTCGGCGGAGCTCGCCGCGATCGTCGGCCCCTACGCCGGCTACGCCCGCAACGCGGAGGCCCACAACCGGGTCATGCGCAAGCACCAGGCGGCCAATGACACCGTCCGTCCGCTCCACGTCGCCGACACCGAGGTCCACAAGGCCGCGACCAAGGAGTGGGCGCAGGTCGTCGAGCTCGGCAAGGTCAACGGCTTCCGTAACGCGCAGGCCTCCGTGCTCGCGCCCACCGGCACCATCGGCTTCATGATGGACTGCGACACCACCGGCATCGAGCCCGACTTCTCGCTCGTGAAGTTCAAGAAGCTCGTCGGCGGCGGCTCCATGCAGATCGTCAACCAGACGATCCCACGGGCGCTCAAGAAGCTCGGCTACGACGAGGAGAAGATCGAGGCGATCGTCGCCTACATCGCCGAGCACGGCCACGTCGTCGACGCCCCCGGCCTGAAGACCGAGCACTACGAGGTCTTCGACACCGCGATGGGTGAGCGGGCCCTCAAGCCGATGGGCCACGTGAAGATGATGGCCGCCTGCCAGCCGTTCCTCTCTGGGGCGATCTCGAAGACGGTCAACCTTCCGGAGACGGCCACGGTCGAGGAGATCGAGGACATCTACCTCCAGTCGTGGAAGCTCGGCCTCAAGGCGACCGCCGTCTACCGCGACAACTGCAAGGTCGGCCAGCCGCTCGCCGACGGCGGCGGCAAGGCCAAGAAGGACGCCGCCGACGCTGAGGCGGCCGAGGTCGTCGAGAAGGTCGTGGAGAAGGTCGTCTACGCCCCGACCCGCAAGCGCCTGCCGAAGGCCCGCCGCTCACTGACCACGTCGTTCACCGTCGGCGGCGCCGAGGGCTACATGACCTCGGGTGCCCACGAGGACGGCTCGCTCGGCGAGATCTTCCTCAAGCTCGGTAAGCAGGGCTCGACCCTGGCCGGTGTGATGGACGCCTTCTCGATCGCGGTGTCGATCGGCCTCCAGTACGGCGTGCCGCTCGAGACCTACGTCTCGAAGTTCACCAACCTGCGCTTTGAGCCGGCCGGCCTCACCGACGACCCCGACGTGCGGATGAGCCAGTCGATCATGGACTACATCTTCCGCCGCCTCGCCCTGGACTATCTGTCCTTCGAGGAGCGGTCGATGCTCGGCATCTACTCCGCCGAGGAGCGCCAGCGCCACCTCGAGACCGGCTCCTACGAGCCCATCGAGGAGACCGGCTCCGCCGCCGAGCTCGTCGAGAAGCCCACCGCATCGGCACCGGTGGTCGAGGCTGCCACGGTGGTCGAGGAGGCCGTTCACGGCCGTCACGAGACCTCCGACGCGGACGAGGACCCCCTCGCCGGCGCCCCCAAGGTCGAGCCCAAGGTCGCCCACACGTCGGCCGAGCTCCTCGAGCAGATCACCGGCCAC
Proteins encoded in this region:
- a CDS encoding MXAN_6640 family putative metalloprotease; the encoded protein is MPRRSHPLLRALLLLCTLGLIVPALASPGSATPTPAATTLAAEPDPDANPHRAQRAIEALERVQDLLAGEGKNGARSLTLELRDLALLRGQLTGVQRAQANQLLARPLRPSKSQRKCSSVICVHWQTKRQSERHGVRSLKYVRNVLRTMTAVHKKYIAAGYRRPFRDGRRGGNSKPDVYLGDIGANNLYGYCTTDDPRPPKHGGTWGFCVLDNDYSSEQFPAHTPLENMKVTAAHEYFHNVQFAHDYGEDAWFMEATATWAEDEVYDHINDNAFYLPHGPISNPLTSLDTFAYDGLFHYGTWIFIRYLTDRYGTKVAGMDDLVLDMWNGATGKDRAKYSLASVVQTLQANGTTLEAEYAKFAAGNRQPSRTYPQEYQEVAADPENKDGYPRTPLVDQFSLAPDATQGFGRSYDHLTARTVRYVPTDETGPLSMLNLTFDLADTPSGGHAVIVTKPVSGAQTQTLVTADGAAAPIPFDVAATKWVEVTIVNGSSRFDCWNGSNYPMPDYSCMGDSRDDGVMQKVSAAVTP
- the lexA gene encoding transcriptional repressor LexA, encoding MAKKVSELPDGPPDATGLTPRQQRVLATIKDSIEERGYPPSMREIGSAVGLTSTSSVAHQLRVLEEKGYLKRDPNRPRALEVFLPEIMAARRSISAGEESSVDETGIGDVAPAATNVPVVGRIAAGGPILAEERIEDVFPLPKQLVGDGQLFLLEVSGESMIDAAICHGDYVVIRQQNTAENGEIVAAMIDGEATVKTFQRKDGQVWLLPHNPAFEPIDGTHATILGKVTAVLRRV
- a CDS encoding LysM peptidoglycan-binding domain-containing protein; translation: MSTTTIAPTLQLRPASRVRPASQVRLTRRGRLTIFLLGLALAFGAGLWLAAGSTATQEQGVAEVEVVTVDPGDTLWDIAADAAVDGNVGAMVDEIRDLNSLDSSMVYAGQELRVPLPAAG
- a CDS encoding PKD domain-containing protein; translation: MDARLIVASAALTILFSSAPAAADVDVDPGDGFFGLEGESEMPGDPGDADNAGDDGGALPEGEYHHGPMCNGGACAPEFVCPDGSYAYREWIEAPDGETLWDYLYCPGDVVFQGPTPGMIAQAFRRIPLPASPLIIEPPDGRTLVNFETNFYTEKERLFRSVTLLGQRVDLRIDVHSYTWHFDDGEKLRTSDPGAPYPKLQITHNYLQAGAYRPRLDTTYVADYRVNGGAWQTVPGSVTIEGSPESLRAVEARPILTG
- a CDS encoding DUF6318 family protein, giving the protein MTRWVTAALLSGALALTACEAEPAEPAEPSSSAPASSEPTSAAPTTEPTGPVEPTLPPEAEANTKAGAEAFVQYWWELVNYATATGDTAALRGVFGPACASCDAATSAIENVYANGGRITGRGYRIESSKIVSEPGGAWAITADLSVGRQAVRGAGELNQVYPAGTKSHVMFVEFVRERWQVATWTHD
- a CDS encoding TetR/AcrR family transcriptional regulator codes for the protein MPKVTEEHRAARRDQILRAALRCVAAEGFHKTTMGSVIRESGLSAGAVYLYFRSKQDLIRAIAETAVSGIADTVDELAAADDVVPPVEAVTTVLRRLLEMSDELGVEIPRLSVQAWAEAGRDPEIQQLLSGEAGRIRQAWISYAGRAIEAGYVDAGAGEVESVAETLMAMVPGFMLFRIVLGSDVSPERYTSGLAALLR
- the nrdR gene encoding transcriptional regulator NrdR, whose product is MHCPYCKHNDTKVLDSRVADDGCSIRRRRMCVDCEKRFTTVELMQLTVLKRSGATEPFNRDKAVSGVRKACKGRPVDEDALARLGQVVEDQLRLAGSPEIAAHEVGLAILAPLRALDEVAYLRFASVYRGFESADDFESEIALLRAERDLQPSASSG
- a CDS encoding vitamin B12-dependent ribonucleotide reductase; amino-acid sequence: MTETANPTAAGAKSAGKGLKIERIFSTEGVHPYDELTWERRDVVQTNWKTGETVFEQRGVEFPDFWSVNASTIVTTKYFRGAVGTPERETGLKQLIDRVVGKYVEAGIANGYFDTDADAEVFEHELTWLLAHQYFSFNSPVWFNVGTQSPQQVSACFILSVDDSMDSILNWYKEEGFIFKGGSGAGLNLSRIRSSKELLSSGGTASGPVSFMRGADASAGTIKSGGATRRAAKMVVLDVDHPDIEEFVETKWREEDKIRALRDAGFDMDLGGKDITSVQYQNANNSVRVTDEFMRAVEDGTEFGLRARKTGEVIETVDARTLFRKISEAAWACADPGLQYDDTINDWHTNPETGRITASNPCSEYMSLDNSSCNLASLNLLKFLKDDDTFDAELFTKAVELIITAMDISICFADFPTEPIGETTRDYRQLGIGYANLGALLMAMGLGYDSDGGRAMAATITSLMTGTSYRRSAELAAIVGPYAGYARNAEAHNRVMRKHQAANDTVRPLHVADTEVHKAATKEWAQVVELGKVNGFRNAQASVLAPTGTIGFMMDCDTTGIEPDFSLVKFKKLVGGGSMQIVNQTIPRALKKLGYDEEKIEAIVAYIAEHGHVVDAPGLKTEHYEVFDTAMGERALKPMGHVKMMAACQPFLSGAISKTVNLPETATVEEIEDIYLQSWKLGLKATAVYRDNCKVGQPLADGGGKAKKDAADAEAAEVVEKVVEKVVYAPTRKRLPKARRSLTTSFTVGGAEGYMTSGAHEDGSLGEIFLKLGKQGSTLAGVMDAFSIAVSIGLQYGVPLETYVSKFTNLRFEPAGLTDDPDVRMSQSIMDYIFRRLALDYLSFEERSMLGIYSAEERQRHLETGSYEPIEETGSAAELVEKPTASAPVVEAATVVEEAVHGRHETSDADEDPLAGAPKVEPKVAHTSAELLEQITGHAVDSPLCMTCGTKMRPAGSCYVCEGCGSTSGCS